The following coding sequences lie in one Thalassoglobus polymorphus genomic window:
- a CDS encoding outer membrane protein assembly factor BamB family protein — protein MLISTYQRRSVLLAFLLSLTTTIQANDWPQWRFGPGHSASSPDSLPDQLSLQWTRTDLPRRQAWDDPLNNDVMQYDRIFEPVVKDGRMFVPYNDSDKIVAIDVESGDELWTFYTSGPIRFAPVAWRDVVFFTSDDGHLYCVSAINGSEKWKFRGGPSERKVIGNRRVISAWPARGGPVVHEDSVYFAASIWPFMGTFIYSLDAESGAVRWVNDSTAAHYIKQPHSAPAFAGVAPQGTMSVVEETLLVPGGRSVPAALDRRTGAFKYFDLNAGGKGNGGSFVIGRDDEFYVHTRERGVRSYDLKTGKKTAFRVTEPVLSSDFVYTADGTSKVKAFDEAKKVVWELSGVDASGDLIQSGDRLYAAGGGKLTAIQLNNENREPEVVWTQPIDEQVVRLLAASQRLFAVNLNGQIMCFGEDAGDVKKTERAVKPLPSNESSDLTKRLIKQSTMNSGVVLWYGLENEQLLQSVLQESEYQIVLVLEDQQQVERLRREFDAAGVYGERIAVHHGTIDSFQAPPYIAPLVVIDGNQVEVVKTDQDLLRQAYESVRPYGGCLVAIHPSLGQTLADACEAAKLENVSVEESSPFMVARRVGALTGAADWTHQYGDIANTVKSNDSRVKLPLGLLWFGGNSNMDVLPRHSHAPPEQVVSGRLYIQGMNSLSCRDVYTGRVIWKREFEDLGTFDVYYDSTYKDTPLDTAYNQVHIPGANGRGTNYVATEEAIYLAIGDSCHVLDVETGEMLSEITLPPARDGQQHEWGFIGVYEDVLFGGIGFANYGERLSLSFEESDSKLSRNSKGFGSKSLDRSASQGLVAFNRHTGEQLWKIEARHSFLHNAIVAGDGKVFCLDKLQKPIEDKLRRRGRTPPETYRIIATDVRTGKELWEVTENIFGTWLGYSEKHQLLLQAGAKASDRLKSEVGQGMAVYHGEDGQLKWYVADRAYAGPCILHNETILTNANSYQPSSGTFSLLTGEPEFIVNPITQKEQVWQICRSYGCNTVIASENLLTFRSGAAGYYDMQTMSGTGNLGGFKSGCTSNLVVANGVLNAPDYTRTCSCSYQNQTSVALIHMPDMDMWTVNHTAKFSKPGDSIERIGINFGSPGDRTDSNGTLWLDYPVVGGESANIDVQVTGDVEYYHNNTLKFDGPATPWVGASGVLNAETITIPLSIKTDSDGLSFAVSKASDDAEEDPRGDVNLTSSDLELTLDKETQIVGIRFENVSLPQSVSIDNAYIQFTSDETNNEETKLTIGIENVGNAKTFLDQSKNISRRQLLESQVSWQPAPWDKVNRALEEQRTPNLASILRQVIARPDWKQGNAVAFVISGSGKRVAKSFSGNGKMAARLVVETSDPLMAQDSHPTHPHTVRLYFAEPAETEVGERLFGVELNGKLVEEQFDIVATAGQKRSTIVREYRDVPIGQALKIRLPNHVGQAVLSGVEIIRQTAE, from the coding sequence ATGCTTATCAGTACCTATCAGCGTAGATCCGTCCTCCTCGCATTTCTACTTTCGTTGACTACAACGATTCAGGCGAATGACTGGCCGCAATGGCGTTTCGGTCCTGGGCATTCCGCATCATCGCCGGATTCATTGCCAGACCAATTGTCGCTGCAATGGACTCGCACCGATCTTCCAAGGAGGCAAGCCTGGGATGATCCACTGAATAATGATGTCATGCAGTACGATCGGATCTTTGAGCCGGTCGTCAAAGATGGTCGTATGTTCGTGCCGTACAACGATTCCGACAAAATCGTTGCAATCGATGTCGAGAGCGGTGATGAACTCTGGACGTTTTACACATCAGGTCCGATCCGCTTTGCACCAGTTGCCTGGCGAGATGTCGTCTTTTTCACAAGCGACGATGGTCATCTGTATTGTGTCTCTGCGATTAATGGTAGTGAAAAATGGAAATTCCGAGGTGGTCCATCCGAGCGGAAAGTGATTGGGAATAGAAGAGTGATCTCCGCCTGGCCAGCGAGAGGCGGGCCTGTGGTCCACGAAGATTCAGTTTACTTCGCTGCCAGTATCTGGCCGTTTATGGGAACTTTCATCTATTCATTGGACGCCGAGTCTGGGGCCGTACGCTGGGTCAACGACAGCACCGCTGCTCACTACATCAAACAACCGCATAGCGCGCCAGCTTTTGCTGGCGTGGCGCCCCAGGGAACAATGAGCGTCGTCGAAGAGACTCTTCTCGTTCCGGGAGGTCGGAGCGTTCCCGCTGCGCTTGATCGAAGGACTGGTGCGTTCAAGTACTTTGATCTGAATGCAGGTGGCAAAGGAAACGGTGGATCGTTTGTCATCGGTCGCGATGATGAATTCTATGTGCATACACGGGAAAGAGGCGTACGGTCCTACGATTTGAAGACAGGAAAGAAGACCGCGTTTCGAGTCACAGAACCTGTTCTCTCGTCAGACTTCGTCTATACAGCTGATGGTACGAGCAAGGTAAAAGCCTTCGATGAGGCAAAAAAAGTTGTGTGGGAGTTGTCAGGCGTTGATGCTTCGGGAGATTTGATTCAATCAGGTGATCGACTTTACGCTGCCGGAGGCGGCAAACTTACAGCCATCCAGTTGAACAACGAGAACCGTGAGCCGGAAGTTGTCTGGACACAACCGATTGATGAACAAGTCGTAAGGCTTTTGGCTGCGAGTCAGCGTCTCTTCGCTGTGAATCTGAATGGTCAGATCATGTGCTTCGGAGAGGATGCAGGAGACGTCAAAAAAACGGAGAGAGCCGTCAAGCCATTGCCTTCAAATGAATCTTCAGACTTGACGAAGCGGTTGATAAAGCAATCCACGATGAACAGCGGGGTTGTTCTCTGGTACGGTCTGGAGAATGAGCAACTCTTGCAATCGGTCTTGCAAGAATCGGAATACCAGATTGTCCTTGTCCTCGAAGATCAACAACAGGTCGAACGCCTCAGAAGAGAGTTCGATGCTGCTGGCGTTTACGGAGAGCGCATCGCTGTGCATCACGGGACGATCGATTCGTTTCAGGCTCCACCTTACATTGCACCACTCGTCGTAATTGACGGGAACCAGGTGGAGGTTGTTAAGACGGACCAGGATCTCCTTCGCCAGGCGTATGAGTCAGTGAGACCATACGGCGGTTGCCTGGTGGCCATTCATCCATCGTTGGGACAGACTCTCGCTGACGCATGCGAAGCGGCGAAACTCGAAAATGTCTCCGTGGAGGAATCTTCCCCCTTCATGGTTGCTCGCCGGGTTGGAGCGTTGACAGGGGCAGCGGACTGGACGCATCAATACGGAGACATCGCCAATACAGTCAAGTCGAATGACTCACGGGTCAAGCTTCCCTTGGGGTTGCTCTGGTTTGGTGGGAATTCAAACATGGACGTGTTGCCGCGACATAGTCACGCTCCACCGGAGCAAGTTGTGAGTGGGCGGCTTTACATCCAAGGTATGAACTCGCTCAGTTGTCGTGACGTCTACACCGGCAGAGTGATATGGAAACGTGAATTTGAAGACTTGGGAACCTTCGACGTTTACTATGACTCAACATACAAAGACACACCGCTCGATACAGCTTACAACCAGGTTCATATTCCTGGGGCAAATGGACGGGGAACGAACTACGTCGCCACCGAAGAGGCGATCTATCTTGCAATCGGTGACTCTTGCCATGTACTCGATGTGGAAACTGGCGAAATGCTTTCTGAAATCACGCTTCCTCCAGCGAGAGATGGTCAGCAACATGAGTGGGGATTCATCGGGGTCTACGAAGATGTTTTATTCGGTGGAATTGGATTCGCAAACTATGGTGAACGACTGAGCCTTTCCTTCGAGGAGAGCGATAGTAAGTTGTCAAGAAATTCAAAAGGATTTGGTTCCAAAAGTCTGGATCGCTCTGCAAGCCAGGGACTTGTTGCCTTCAATCGCCACACCGGCGAACAGTTATGGAAAATCGAGGCGCGACACAGTTTCCTGCACAATGCGATCGTTGCAGGTGATGGCAAAGTCTTTTGTCTCGATAAGCTGCAAAAGCCAATCGAGGATAAACTGCGTCGCCGTGGGCGAACTCCTCCCGAGACCTATCGAATTATCGCAACCGATGTTCGCACCGGAAAAGAACTCTGGGAAGTGACTGAAAACATTTTTGGAACATGGCTCGGATATTCCGAGAAACATCAACTCCTGTTGCAAGCCGGGGCAAAAGCGAGTGATCGTCTGAAGTCGGAAGTGGGCCAGGGAATGGCGGTCTACCACGGAGAGGATGGTCAATTGAAGTGGTATGTTGCTGACCGAGCCTACGCCGGACCTTGTATTTTGCACAATGAAACGATTCTTACGAACGCCAATTCGTACCAACCTTCATCGGGGACGTTTAGCTTGCTGACTGGTGAACCTGAATTCATCGTCAATCCCATTACGCAGAAAGAGCAGGTTTGGCAAATCTGTCGTTCTTACGGATGCAACACGGTCATCGCGAGCGAAAATCTGCTGACCTTTCGCTCTGGTGCTGCTGGATACTACGACATGCAAACCATGAGTGGGACCGGGAACTTAGGTGGTTTCAAATCTGGTTGCACTTCCAATCTCGTCGTCGCCAATGGCGTGTTGAACGCTCCGGATTATACCCGGACGTGCAGTTGCAGCTACCAAAATCAAACATCAGTAGCGCTCATTCATATGCCTGATATGGATATGTGGACGGTGAACCATACTGCGAAGTTCAGCAAGCCGGGCGATAGCATTGAACGAATTGGCATTAATTTTGGTTCTCCCGGCGATCGCACCGATTCCAATGGGACGCTTTGGCTGGATTACCCTGTCGTTGGTGGTGAGTCAGCGAATATCGATGTTCAGGTGACTGGTGACGTCGAATACTATCACAATAATACACTCAAGTTTGATGGCCCTGCGACTCCATGGGTCGGCGCTTCAGGAGTTCTCAACGCCGAAACAATTACGATTCCGTTGTCGATCAAAACCGATTCGGATGGACTCTCTTTTGCTGTCTCGAAGGCGAGTGACGATGCGGAAGAGGACCCCAGGGGAGATGTCAACCTCACAAGTAGCGATTTGGAACTCACTCTTGATAAGGAAACTCAGATCGTCGGTATTCGATTCGAAAACGTCTCCTTACCTCAATCCGTTTCCATCGACAACGCATACATTCAGTTCACTTCTGACGAAACGAATAATGAAGAGACCAAACTGACGATTGGGATTGAAAATGTTGGCAACGCCAAGACATTTTTGGATCAGTCGAAGAATATCAGTCGACGTCAACTTCTCGAGAGTCAAGTTTCCTGGCAACCTGCACCATGGGATAAAGTCAATAGAGCACTCGAAGAACAACGAACTCCGAACTTGGCTTCGATCTTAAGACAAGTGATTGCTCGACCAGACTGGAAGCAGGGAAATGCAGTCGCATTTGTCATTTCCGGTTCTGGAAAACGTGTCGCCAAGTCGTTTAGTGGCAACGGGAAAATGGCGGCTCGTCTTGTTGTGGAAACGAGTGATCCGCTGATGGCACAGGACTCGCATCCCACTCATCCCCATACCGTTCGACTTTACTTTGCTGAACCGGCAGAAACAGAAGTTGGTGAGCGTCTGTTCGGGGTTGAACTTAATGGGAAACTTGTCGAAGAACAATTCGACATCGTTGCAACTGCTGGTCAGAAGCGATCGACTATTGTCCGTGAATATCGAGATGTCCCCATCGGACAAGCTTTGAAGATTCGCTTGCCGAATCATGTCGGGCAAGCAGTTTTGAGTGGAGTCGAAATCATTCGCCAGACCGCAGAATAA
- a CDS encoding DUF1559 domain-containing protein, giving the protein MTRRRNGFTLIELLVVIAIIAILVALLLPAVQQAREAARRSTCKNKLKQIGLALHNYHDVSNQFPPSAIGLGWCNVSGSYPGTDMIQNKNGLALLLPHLDQAPLYNLIDQSAAHSAQATGYCCGYAGNTAGALAVDPADNAIHMSRSLDVFLCPSDDAKTHVTGTAYGVTGSSGGALTNYDFSAEATLTCNYWSKQGKSTRKMFGENSRSKFRDVRDGTSNTIMICESTREVANGEANPWGYRGWVQTGGDVDVGINVWDVPTGSTIPTVGNLNSWGQVGSLHTGGAQFTLADGSVRFISENIDLATLRNLGNMADGNTVGEF; this is encoded by the coding sequence ATGACACGGCGACGAAACGGTTTCACACTAATCGAGTTATTGGTCGTGATTGCGATCATTGCAATTCTGGTTGCATTATTGCTTCCGGCGGTGCAACAGGCGCGAGAGGCTGCTCGACGTTCGACATGCAAGAACAAGTTGAAGCAGATTGGTTTGGCTCTTCACAACTACCACGACGTCTCAAACCAATTCCCACCCAGCGCGATTGGACTGGGGTGGTGCAATGTTTCAGGGTCCTATCCAGGTACCGACATGATTCAGAACAAGAATGGTCTGGCATTGCTGCTCCCGCATCTGGATCAAGCTCCGCTCTACAATCTGATCGATCAGTCGGCAGCACATAGCGCACAAGCGACCGGGTACTGTTGTGGATATGCAGGAAATACGGCAGGGGCTCTTGCTGTGGACCCAGCTGATAATGCTATCCACATGTCGAGATCGCTGGATGTTTTTCTTTGCCCTTCAGACGATGCAAAGACACACGTTACGGGAACCGCTTACGGTGTGACCGGTTCTTCGGGGGGAGCCCTGACGAACTACGACTTCAGTGCCGAAGCGACGCTGACTTGTAACTATTGGTCGAAGCAAGGCAAGTCGACAAGAAAAATGTTTGGAGAGAACAGCAGGTCCAAGTTCCGTGATGTGAGAGATGGAACTTCCAACACCATCATGATTTGCGAGTCCACACGAGAGGTCGCAAACGGCGAAGCCAATCCGTGGGGGTATCGAGGGTGGGTCCAAACTGGAGGTGATGTCGATGTCGGAATTAACGTCTGGGATGTTCCCACTGGCTCTACGATTCCAACAGTTGGAAATCTCAATAGTTGGGGACAAGTCGGGAGTCTGCATACCGGAGGAGCCCAGTTCACTTTGGCAGACGGTTCTGTTCGATTCATCTCAGAAAACATTGATCTTGCTACTCTGAGAAATCTCGGAAACATGGCTGACGGCAACACCGTCGGCGAGTTTTAA
- a CDS encoding cytochrome P450 has product MKIHDFDLTSQDFKRDPRPTLKAMREVGTVFKVKMDLIGEVWVTTTYEAALRVLRSKDEFVVQPDNAGRKKMAGLKWWMPSSLKRVAVNMLTKDEPDHRRLRQLVESAFMQQSIDALRPRIAELVDKHLDGLQEQADINNGVVDFIEDFARPFPLDVIGELLGLPQEDRLKFHKWGTMMTQFSNLKNPLNILTGLRGVSKINSYLQKLIDQYRVNPQPGMISALIEAEAEGHQLDKDELLSSVFLLLLAGHETTVHLLTVGLYSLFEHPQQKQAWTNDWSKSLTAVDELLRFNSTVETTKPRYAAKDLDFFGQHLKRGEVIMPLLMAANHDPAKFDDPDDFNLDRNPNPHVAFGTGMHVCLGQKLAHAEAEIAFERLFTRFPNLEIAINRDEIEWVNRIGARAIKQLPVKLLGETG; this is encoded by the coding sequence ATGAAAATTCACGACTTCGACTTAACTTCACAAGACTTCAAACGCGATCCACGTCCGACTCTGAAAGCGATGCGAGAGGTTGGAACTGTTTTCAAAGTCAAGATGGACCTGATCGGGGAAGTCTGGGTGACGACAACTTATGAAGCAGCGCTCAGGGTGTTACGAAGCAAGGATGAATTCGTTGTCCAGCCGGACAACGCTGGTCGCAAGAAGATGGCTGGCCTGAAGTGGTGGATGCCGAGTTCTCTCAAACGTGTTGCCGTCAACATGCTGACAAAAGACGAACCGGATCACCGTCGACTGCGGCAACTGGTGGAGTCGGCATTCATGCAGCAAAGTATTGATGCCCTGCGTCCAAGGATCGCTGAACTTGTCGATAAACATCTCGATGGGCTTCAAGAACAAGCAGACATTAATAATGGGGTCGTCGATTTCATTGAGGATTTTGCGCGCCCATTTCCTCTCGATGTGATTGGTGAACTGTTGGGGCTACCACAAGAAGATCGGCTGAAGTTTCATAAATGGGGCACGATGATGACCCAGTTCAGCAACCTGAAGAATCCGTTAAATATCCTCACGGGGTTGCGTGGTGTCTCAAAGATCAATTCGTACCTGCAAAAACTGATCGATCAATATCGCGTGAACCCACAGCCCGGCATGATTTCAGCACTCATCGAAGCCGAAGCTGAGGGGCATCAATTAGATAAGGATGAGTTGCTTTCGTCGGTGTTTCTACTCCTGCTTGCAGGGCATGAAACAACCGTGCATCTACTGACCGTCGGTTTGTATTCACTCTTTGAACATCCGCAGCAAAAACAGGCATGGACGAACGATTGGTCAAAATCATTGACTGCTGTCGATGAGCTGTTGCGTTTCAACTCAACTGTCGAAACGACTAAGCCGCGTTATGCCGCGAAGGACTTGGACTTCTTCGGACAACATTTAAAGCGTGGCGAAGTCATCATGCCGCTACTCATGGCAGCAAATCATGATCCCGCCAAGTTCGATGATCCAGACGACTTTAATCTCGACCGCAACCCGAATCCGCATGTTGCCTTCGGGACCGGAATGCACGTCTGCCTGGGACAGAAACTCGCTCACGCCGAAGCAGAGATTGCTTTCGAAAGACTCTTTACTCGCTTCCCGAATCTCGAGATCGCGATCAATCGTGATGAAATCGAATGGGTGAATCGCATCGGTGCGAGAGCCATTAAACAGTTGCCTGTGAAGTTGCTTGGAGAAACCGGATGA
- a CDS encoding leucine-rich repeat domain-containing protein has protein sequence MSVDSSLEMEECDRDESARIALKEAGASIERDDYDRIVRLSFSGTKFSDATMAHVVTLKHLTELNLSSTQVTDAGLKDVHKLKQLRYLSLSGTMVGDAGIKHLKSMPKLQILILSKSKVTNSGLATLAKLSGLEELYLARTGTSQAGLKHLAGLTQLTALGLTATQINDDGLVHLKKLKKLKTLLLRDNKISDAGLKHLKGLTKIQRLWLRNTQVTDEGLKYIEKMTQLNWLELDETQVTDSGLASIKLMKQLETLSLRSCDITDSGLPKLKSLKNITSLCLTKTGVTPAGVKELQAPRPQCQIEI, from the coding sequence ATGAGTGTTGATTCGAGTTTAGAGATGGAGGAATGTGATAGGGACGAAAGTGCCCGAATCGCTTTAAAAGAAGCTGGGGCCTCGATCGAAAGGGACGACTACGACCGAATTGTGCGACTCAGTTTTTCCGGAACGAAGTTTTCGGATGCAACGATGGCGCACGTTGTCACTTTAAAACACCTCACAGAGCTGAACCTGAGCAGCACACAGGTCACGGATGCTGGCCTGAAGGACGTACATAAACTCAAACAGCTGCGTTACTTAAGTCTATCAGGCACGATGGTTGGCGATGCCGGAATCAAGCATCTGAAATCGATGCCAAAATTACAGATTCTGATCCTCTCAAAATCTAAAGTGACAAACTCTGGACTGGCGACACTCGCTAAGCTGAGCGGGCTGGAAGAGCTTTATCTGGCGAGAACCGGAACTTCACAGGCAGGTCTCAAACATCTCGCCGGACTCACTCAACTTACGGCTCTCGGTTTGACGGCAACTCAAATCAACGATGATGGATTGGTCCACCTCAAGAAGCTTAAAAAACTCAAAACGTTGCTTTTACGTGACAATAAAATTTCGGACGCGGGGCTGAAACACCTGAAAGGCCTGACAAAAATTCAGCGGCTTTGGCTAAGAAACACGCAAGTCACAGACGAAGGCTTGAAGTACATTGAGAAAATGACTCAGCTGAATTGGCTCGAACTTGATGAGACGCAAGTCACCGACAGCGGACTGGCGTCCATAAAGCTGATGAAACAGCTCGAAACGCTCAGCCTTCGAAGTTGCGATATCACAGACAGCGGTTTGCCGAAACTGAAAAGCTTAAAAAATATCACTTCGTTGTGCCTGACAAAAACCGGTGTCACCCCAGCTGGTGTGAAAGAGCTGCAGGCTCCTCGTCCTCAATGCCAGATTGAGATTTAA
- a CDS encoding carboxypeptidase-like regulatory domain-containing protein: MLGNFPSRELLVSSCLFLLVGCGGSPDTGPELVDAGGTVKLSGEPLAHADLYFMPAAGTSGIGGTARSDESGNFTVNYGRGGTGLPAGNYVVTVSQRLMPDGTPVAVDDDRDPIESPAKEQLPEKYSNAEKSKVQAVVQPGQAIQIDLE, encoded by the coding sequence ATGCTTGGAAATTTTCCATCTCGAGAATTACTGGTATCAAGTTGCCTGTTCCTGTTAGTCGGGTGCGGTGGAAGTCCCGATACTGGACCGGAACTCGTTGATGCAGGGGGCACAGTGAAGCTTTCAGGTGAGCCTCTTGCCCATGCGGATCTCTATTTCATGCCGGCCGCCGGAACATCGGGGATCGGGGGGACTGCGAGGTCAGACGAATCTGGCAATTTCACGGTGAACTACGGTCGTGGGGGAACTGGACTTCCTGCAGGAAACTATGTCGTGACAGTGAGTCAACGACTCATGCCTGATGGAACACCGGTTGCCGTGGACGATGACAGGGATCCCATTGAATCCCCCGCAAAGGAACAGTTACCTGAAAAGTACAGCAACGCAGAAAAGTCAAAAGTTCAGGCTGTCGTCCAGCCTGGGCAGGCGATTCAAATCGACCTTGAATAG
- a CDS encoding PKD domain-containing protein, with protein sequence MKSVACLLLVFFALNSPAPAQEQTAQLQPLLRVVDLNLKEAVDVKLCDGSQAHVKVLELKEARDNVCFAVRRAEVVVEVNGERATLVSATYNLPITVGGVQIDCSVTKGYNSNGRSSSWGLEKDVRLRLWPAESPLIKPGTFMYPVKQKWFATDTQMANVPVFVDGGDQPGERTIYYHSGLDIGGSEGLVEVIAATDGLVVSVGDLVLEGHKQNTPVSPRYDVVYLLDSRGWYYRYSHLKEIDENLLPGRRIQMGDRIGLLGKEGGSGGWSHLHFEIKSRQPSGQWGTQEGYAFLWNAYVEQYQPELIAVARPHHSVWAGDSVVLDASKSWSRSHDIEKFEWTFHDGSTGAGASLKRTYPKPGRYSEIVKVTDSAGNVGYDIAPVVVADPDHPDRKTPSIHPNYYPSMGVKPGDDITFKVRTFNTTHGKEVWDFGDGSPEVTVQSDGNAVKLSPNGYATTTHQYDKPGDYIVRVERLNEYGVPAIGHLHIHVEKE encoded by the coding sequence ATGAAATCCGTCGCTTGTCTACTACTCGTTTTCTTTGCGTTGAACTCCCCTGCTCCGGCTCAAGAACAAACAGCGCAGTTGCAACCACTTCTCCGCGTCGTGGATTTAAATCTGAAGGAAGCAGTCGATGTGAAGCTTTGCGATGGCTCGCAGGCACATGTCAAAGTCCTTGAACTGAAAGAGGCTCGCGATAATGTTTGCTTTGCAGTACGTCGCGCAGAGGTTGTTGTGGAAGTGAACGGTGAGCGGGCGACACTCGTCTCGGCAACCTACAACCTTCCGATCACCGTTGGCGGTGTGCAAATCGATTGTTCAGTCACGAAGGGGTACAACTCCAACGGGCGGTCAAGTTCGTGGGGACTGGAAAAGGATGTCCGATTACGATTGTGGCCAGCGGAGTCTCCACTCATCAAACCAGGGACCTTTATGTATCCGGTCAAACAGAAATGGTTTGCCACGGATACACAGATGGCCAATGTCCCGGTCTTTGTGGATGGTGGCGACCAACCGGGGGAGCGCACCATCTACTACCATAGTGGTCTCGACATCGGCGGAAGTGAAGGATTGGTGGAAGTTATCGCAGCCACCGACGGGCTGGTTGTCTCCGTGGGCGATCTGGTTCTCGAAGGACATAAGCAGAACACTCCAGTTTCTCCCCGTTACGATGTCGTTTACCTTCTCGATTCCAGAGGCTGGTATTATCGGTACAGCCACTTGAAGGAGATTGACGAGAACCTGCTGCCGGGTCGGCGGATTCAAATGGGTGACCGGATTGGATTATTGGGGAAAGAAGGCGGAAGCGGTGGCTGGTCTCATTTGCACTTTGAAATCAAATCTCGACAACCATCGGGCCAGTGGGGAACTCAGGAAGGCTATGCGTTTCTCTGGAATGCATACGTCGAACAATATCAACCCGAACTGATCGCTGTCGCCCGTCCGCATCATTCTGTCTGGGCTGGCGATTCCGTAGTGCTCGATGCATCAAAATCATGGAGTCGATCGCACGATATCGAAAAGTTTGAGTGGACATTTCATGATGGCTCAACAGGAGCGGGGGCGAGTCTGAAGAGAACGTATCCGAAACCGGGGCGCTACAGCGAAATCGTGAAAGTCACCGACTCAGCGGGGAACGTCGGTTATGACATTGCCCCGGTCGTCGTCGCTGACCCAGACCATCCTGATCGGAAGACCCCGTCGATTCATCCAAACTACTACCCAAGCATGGGAGTCAAACCGGGTGATGATATCACTTTCAAAGTCCGGACGTTCAACACGACTCATGGAAAAGAAGTCTGGGACTTCGGTGACGGAAGCCCGGAAGTCACTGTTCAGTCAGATGGTAACGCCGTGAAACTCTCACCCAATGGTTATGCGACGACGACTCATCAGTACGACAAACCAGGAGATTACATCGTGCGAGTTGAACGGCTGAATGAATATGGAGTCCCTGCTATCGGGCATTTGCATATTCATGTCGAAAAGGAATAA
- a CDS encoding ABC transporter ATP-binding protein: MYQLKEVTKTYTRRDETVTALDHSNLEIADNDFVAIVGPSGSGKTTMLSVLGGMMAPTSGQVILDGQSLYDLSVDERTAVRGKKIGFVFQAFNLIPYLSACENVQVPLLLSGKTLDEQRQRALEMLNRVGLADRVDHKPNELSQGQQQRVAMARTLANDPQIILADEPTGNLDSETRQQVMEYLTEFHQDGRTIVMVTHDRDSAAYAKRTVRLINGVATDANDARAA; this comes from the coding sequence ATGTATCAACTGAAAGAGGTCACCAAGACCTACACTCGTCGCGATGAAACCGTGACCGCTCTTGATCACTCGAACTTAGAGATTGCCGACAATGACTTTGTTGCCATTGTCGGCCCCAGCGGGAGTGGAAAAACAACCATGCTCTCAGTTCTGGGGGGGATGATGGCCCCTACTTCGGGGCAAGTCATACTCGATGGACAATCCCTGTATGACCTTTCGGTAGACGAACGGACTGCCGTTCGAGGAAAGAAAATCGGATTCGTGTTTCAAGCCTTCAACTTGATCCCGTATCTCTCCGCTTGCGAAAATGTGCAGGTTCCCTTGTTACTGTCGGGAAAAACCCTTGATGAACAACGGCAGCGTGCTCTGGAAATGCTCAACCGTGTCGGGTTGGCTGATCGGGTCGATCACAAACCCAATGAACTCAGTCAGGGACAGCAGCAGCGTGTTGCCATGGCTCGTACTTTGGCGAATGATCCACAAATCATTCTGGCTGACGAACCGACTGGCAATCTTGATTCGGAAACCCGTCAACAGGTGATGGAATACCTGACCGAGTTCCATCAGGATGGTCGCACGATTGTCATGGTAACCCACGACCGCGACTCCGCAGCCTACGCGAAAAGAACAGTTCGCCTGATCAACGGAGTTGCTACGGACGCGAATGATGCAAGAGCCGCGTAG
- a CDS encoding YceI family protein translates to MRLLFSTSVQTLMLGVLTCALSATATAADEYEYDLVHSSVSFKARHLDISWIHGRFNDVSGKFSLDREQPSKSTFELTIKADSIDTANKARDEHLRQPDYFDTKQFPTITFKSTKTKKIEGGYEVTGDFTMHGKTQEITLVLMGGKEHDFKGTKRVAFSTELALKRSDYGFDKRAIGPIGDKALIMIDCEGVKK, encoded by the coding sequence ATGCGACTATTATTTTCAACCTCCGTTCAGACACTCATGCTTGGTGTGCTGACTTGTGCTCTCAGCGCGACTGCCACAGCGGCTGACGAATACGAGTACGACCTGGTTCACTCTTCAGTCAGCTTCAAGGCACGACATCTCGACATCAGTTGGATCCATGGTCGATTCAACGACGTCTCCGGCAAGTTTTCTCTTGATCGCGAGCAGCCATCCAAGTCTACGTTCGAATTAACAATCAAAGCTGACAGCATCGACACCGCCAATAAAGCTCGCGACGAACACCTCAGACAACCCGACTACTTTGATACAAAGCAGTTTCCCACAATCACATTCAAAAGCACCAAAACAAAAAAGATCGAGGGTGGATACGAAGTGACGGGTGATTTTACGATGCACGGAAAGACTCAAGAAATCACACTCGTTTTAATGGGTGGTAAAGAACATGACTTCAAGGGAACAAAACGCGTTGCATTCTCAACCGAATTAGCGCTCAAGCGCAGCGACTACGGTTTCGATAAGAGAGCAATTGGGCCAATCGGCGACAAGGCACTGATCATGATTGATTGTGAAGGTGTGAAAAAGTAA